The Akkermansia sp. RCC_12PD genome contains the following window.
AGATCCTTTTTCATCTGGCCGTAGCCGTTGCGCCAGAAACTTTCCAGGGAGCCGGTCACCTGCCACGGCCTCTGGCTGGGGGCCAGAACTTCCACTTTCACGGTTACGGCTCCGCGGGCAATGCGGGGGGATTCCGCCACGCCAAACAATCTCTGCACCGTCAGGCCGATTACCGGCGTGGAATCCTCCTCATACCGGACCTTGGCATGCTGCCCGTTGGGGAGCTTGAGGCTAACCGGGGCGTAGTCGTCCAGTGCCTTCGCCTGCCAGCCGGAAAGCCAGTCCCGGAGGACGGGCATGATCTCCCGCTCCTTGATATCCTTGTATCCCACGGCGCCTTCACAGACCATGGCGATGGCCACCAGCTTGTCTTCTTCCCCGAACAGGGGCAGTTCCAGCTCCGGCATCCAGCGGCTCAGGCCGTTCAGACGGCGTATCCACTGCTCCACGGCGTGGTCCCACTTTACCAGCTTCAAGGTGCCGTCCACCACTTTTTCCGCCAGAATGGGAGCGGCCAGTTCCGCAGGGGCATCCCCGCGGTCGCGGTCTTCCAGCACCAGGTCTTCATACATCAGGCGCTGGTGCAAGCGAACGCGGCGCAGGCCAGAGTCAAAAACGGCCGCCTCCCCGCCGGAAAAACGTTCCGGCCATACGGCGCGCAATTCTTCCGGGGTGATGAGCGTGCAGCGGCCTATGCGGGTTTCCACCGCCTTTCCGGACAGTTCTGCCATTTCCGCGGCCACAAAGTGCAGGCCGCGTAAGGCCACGCTGCCTTCGGACAGCCTGCCGCCCGCGCCGCCCGCCATGCGGCACGTGCTGGCCGCCACGCCGTTCCGGACGCCTACATGATCCGCAAACCCTTCCATTAATGCCCGGACGACGGAAGAACGCGCCGCCAGGAAATCCGGCTCCGGCACCTCCCGTGAATACCCGCGGCTGCCGATGGACAGCAACTGCCGGTAAGCCATCCACACTTCCCGCGCACCGCGGGCGGAAATGCCCAGGCGGCCGCATGCTCCTGCATCAAAATGGGAATCCAGGGCCTTCCCCACGGCGCGCCATTCCGCCTGAAAGTCCGTATAGTCGCCGGAATCCCGCAGATCATCGTTCAGGCCGCCCTTCGCTTCCACGCCTTCCCCCTGCATCAACGCCGCAATGGCGGCCAGTTCCACCGCGCACCGTTCATCCTGCCCGGCCACGATCAGGCGGCCCAGCCGTGGCGGCAGCGGAAACGCCGTCATCCTCCTGCCCGTCTCCGTCAGGCGTCCCTCCCCGTCCACGGCTCCCAAGGAGGCAAGGAGATGGCGCGCCCGCTGAAGAACCAGAGGGTCCGGCCTGTCCAGCCAGCGGAATTCCTCCGGGTCCGCCACACCCCAGGAACACAGGTTCAAAACGGCTCCGGACAAGTCCACCCGGAAACACTCCGGAGGGTCGAATTCCGCCTTCTTCGCCTGTTCGGCCTCACTCCAGAGCCGGAAGCAGCGGCCTTCCGCCACGCGGCCCGCACGGCCCGCGCGCTGGGCGGCGGACGCCTTTGAAATCCTGACCAGGTGCAGGGTGTCCATGCCCCGGTACGGGTCCCATCCGGACTGGCGCACCCATCCGGTGTCAATGACGGTCCTCACCCCCTCGATCGTCAGGGAAGTTTCCGCCACATTCGTAGAGACGATGACGCGCGGCCGCCCTCCCTTTTCCACCGCGCGGTTCTGCTGTTCCGGACTCAATGCCCCGTACAGGGGGAAAATGTCCCGGCCCCCCAGCCACGGTTTTCCCTCCAGCAGTTCCACTGTGCGCCGGATTTCGTAAACGCCCGGCATGAACAGGAGAATGTCTCCGCAAGCGGCATCCTTCACCGCCTCACGGACAGCTTCCGCGGCCTGGTCCCAGACGGACGGTGGCGCCACCCTCCCCCGGCCGTCGCTGACTGGACGGGCAGGACGGTACGTGATTTCCACCGGGTACTGCCGTCCGCAGGCTTCCAGCTCCCGGCAGGATTCCCCCATGTATTCTCTCAGGCCGGACATTTCCAGCGTGGCGGACATCACCACCACGGCAAGGTCCGGCCGCGGCCCTTCCTGCAGGTCCAGCACACGCCCCAGGGACAAGTCCCCGGAAAGGCTCCGTTCATGGAATTCGTCAAAAACCACCGCGCTCACCCCTTCCAGGCCGGGGCGGTCCGTCAGCCAGCGTTCCAGCACGCCGTCCGTCACGTACGCAATACGGGTACGGGAGGATATGTGCCGCT
Protein-coding sequences here:
- the hrpB gene encoding ATP-dependent helicase HrpB; the encoded protein is MPGTSLPIEEIRGEFLKALKGASPRILLKAPTGSGKSTGIPPMMDDAGLGGNGLIVVVQPRRMAARLLARHVARLRGVELGREVGYMVRFERHISSRTRIAYVTDGVLERWLTDRPGLEGVSAVVFDEFHERSLSGDLSLGRVLDLQEGPRPDLAVVVMSATLEMSGLREYMGESCRELEACGRQYPVEITYRPARPVSDGRGRVAPPSVWDQAAEAVREAVKDAACGDILLFMPGVYEIRRTVELLEGKPWLGGRDIFPLYGALSPEQQNRAVEKGGRPRVIVSTNVAETSLTIEGVRTVIDTGWVRQSGWDPYRGMDTLHLVRISKASAAQRAGRAGRVAEGRCFRLWSEAEQAKKAEFDPPECFRVDLSGAVLNLCSWGVADPEEFRWLDRPDPLVLQRARHLLASLGAVDGEGRLTETGRRMTAFPLPPRLGRLIVAGQDERCAVELAAIAALMQGEGVEAKGGLNDDLRDSGDYTDFQAEWRAVGKALDSHFDAGACGRLGISARGAREVWMAYRQLLSIGSRGYSREVPEPDFLAARSSVVRALMEGFADHVGVRNGVAASTCRMAGGAGGRLSEGSVALRGLHFVAAEMAELSGKAVETRIGRCTLITPEELRAVWPERFSGGEAAVFDSGLRRVRLHQRLMYEDLVLEDRDRGDAPAELAAPILAEKVVDGTLKLVKWDHAVEQWIRRLNGLSRWMPELELPLFGEEDKLVAIAMVCEGAVGYKDIKEREIMPVLRDWLSGWQAKALDDYAPVSLKLPNGQHAKVRYEEDSTPVIGLTVQRLFGVAESPRIARGAVTVKVEVLAPSQRPWQVTGSLESFWRNGYGQMKKDLAGRYPRHCWPDPSELDFLRPSR